In a genomic window of Wyeomyia smithii strain HCP4-BCI-WySm-NY-G18 chromosome 1, ASM2978416v1, whole genome shotgun sequence:
- the LOC129720236 gene encoding uncharacterized protein LOC129720236, with translation MAAVPISTSASGEESLSHLYYQNVCGMNSNIDGYLLAFSGGCYDIIALTETWLDDRTQSSYLLGNEYNGFRCDRGPDNSRKLTGGGVLNAVRRTLKAHRIDDTTWNTLEQVWVSIELTDRKVFLCVIYLPPDRTRDKAITDTHVQSVLSITSKAKPCDEIFVIGDFNYPSLCWRPSHDGFMYPDPDHSTFSICALALLDGYCTATLQQINDITNENDRCLDLCFASYRDVAPSLSLAPTPLVKAVPHHPALTLALKNNDCNEYQQISYLSRFDFRRANYSEMIQALDNFDWSIISIETDVDIAVSKFSSIISRFMETFIPKTVRNKTNKSPWQTPELRRLKRAKNAAFKKLSKFGSLPLRDHFRRINISYNRLSRRCYSAYRRRIEAKLKSDPKKFWNFVSEQRKESGLPSTMVLDNKIADNAAAICNLFASKFSTVFTNEILTTEQISEAGNNVPISNGCISSINLDDNAILAAARKLKHSNSPGPDEIPATLLKKCVLPLLVPLSHLFRLPLATGKFPVDWKQAYMFPVHKKGDRSNVNDYRGISALCAVPKLFELVIIKPIFSHCQHAISDDQHGFLPKRSTATNLLCFTSYVFESFAQRSQADAIYTDLSAAFDKVNHRITVAKLERYGLAALFYTGWNLI, from the exons ATGGCAGCAGTTCCGATTTCGACCTCTGCCAGCGGAGAAGAATCATTATCGCACCTCTACTACCAAAACGTTTGCGGTATGAACTCCAATATTGATGGCTATCTGCTCGCTTTCTCTGGTGGATGCTACGACATCATCGCGCTCACTGAAACCTGGTTAGATGATCGTACTCAGTCTTCTTACTTGCTTGGAAATGAGTACAATGGCTTTCGTTGCGATCGCGGCCCTGATAATAGCCGAAAACTAACCGGTGGAGGTGTGCTCAACGCAGTTCGCCGGACTCTCAAAGCTCATCGAATTGACGATACCACTTGGAATACACTTGAACAAGTGTGGGTGTCGATAGAATTGACTGATAGGAAAGTTTTCCTGTGCGTCATTTATCTTCCACCAGACAGAACCCGTGACAAAGCAATAACTGACACACATGTTCAGTCGGTTTTATCAATCACTAGCAAAGCAAAACCTTGTGACGAAATTTTCGTCATCGGCGACTTTAACTATCCCAGTTTATGTTGGCGCCCTTCCCATGACGGCTTTATGTACCCCGACCCGGATCACTCAACGTTTAGTATATGTGCTCTAGCCCTGCTTGATGGTTACTGCACAGCCACCCTTCAGCAAATCAATGACATAACTAACGAAAATGACCGTTGTCTCGACCTCTGTTTCGCTAGTTACCGCGACGTTGCACCTTCATTAAGCTTGGC CCCAACACCTCTGGTTAAAGCTGTACCACATCACCCGGCCCTTACTCTCGCCCTCAAAAACAACGACTGCAACGAATACCAACAGATTTCTTATCTGAGCCGTTTCGATTTTCGACGAGCGAACTACAGCGAGATGATTCAAGCTCTTGACAATTTTGACTGGAGCATCATTTCCATTGAAACTGATGTCGACATTGCTGTTTCGAAATTTTCCTCCATAATTTCGAGGTTTATGGAAACTTTCATACCGAAGACAGTCCGCAACAAGACGAATAAATCACCTTGGCAAACCCCGGAGTTGCGTCGACTAAAAAGGGCTAAAAACGCTGCATTCAAGaaattgtcaaaatttggtTCGCTACCCCTACGTGACCACTTTCGCCGGATTAACATTTCCTATAATAGGCTCAGCCGACGTTGTTATTCTGCATACCGACGGCGCATAGAAGCCAAATTGAAATCCGATCCAAAAAAATTTTGGAACTTCGTCAGCGAACAACGGAAGGAATCCGGTTTGCCGTCAACTATGGTGCTAGATAATAAGATTGCCGACAACGCGGCCGCTATTTGTAATTTGTTTGCGAGCAAATTCTCTACTGTTTTCACCAATGAAATACTCACCACCGAGCAAATTTCGGAAGCCGGAAACAATGTACCTATTTCAAACGGATGCATCTCATCTATCAACCTCGACGACAACGCAATTCTCGCCGCTGCTCGGAAGCTTAAGCACTCGAACTCTCCTGGGCCTGACGAAATCCCTGctacattattgaaaaaatgtgttCTACCTCTTCTTGTGCCTTTGTCGCACTTGTTTCGCCTACCGCTGGCGACAGGCAAATTTCCTGTTGACTGGAAGCAGGCATATATGTTTCCCGtacacaaaaaaggtgacagGTCAAACGTTAATGACTACAGGGGAATATCAGCTCTTTGCGCTGTGCCAAAGTTGTTTGAACTGGTTATCATAAAACCTATTTTCTCGCATTGTCAGCATGCCATATCAGACGACCAGCACGGTTTTTTACCTAAACGCTCCACCGCTACAAATTTGCTCTGTTTTACCAGCTATGTGTTCGAAAGCTTCGCCCAACGGTCACAGGCAGACGCAATCTATACTGATCTCTCAGCTGCTTTCGACAAAGTTAACCACCGCATTACTGTTGCAAAGCTGGAACGCTATGGCTTAGCGGCGCTCTTTTACACTGGATGGAATCTTATCTAA